Proteins co-encoded in one Tachysurus fulvidraco isolate hzauxx_2018 chromosome 17, HZAU_PFXX_2.0, whole genome shotgun sequence genomic window:
- the lpar4 gene encoding lysophosphatidic acid receptor 4: MASLALNETGLEDCGIDDSFKYKLYGVVYSIAFVLGLITNCASLFVFCCRMKIRNETTLFMTNLALSDLIFVFTLPFKIYYNIRRHWPFGDGLCKISGGAFITNIYGSMLFLTCISVDRFLAIVYPFRSRAIRTRRNAGIVCALIWLLILGGGMSVTFFSATNQANTITTCFEGFSQKTWKTYLSKITIFIEIVGFLIPLLINLACSSMVLRTLRKPATLCQIGTNKKRVLRMIVVHLAIFIVCFVPYNSVLFVYAMVRTQALASCWLERLARILYPVTLCVATLNCCFDPVVYYFTSESFKKSLTTGKCQTKQESTPRTEGPVSSKENTETEKVETYRVTSNGKERVTETQF, encoded by the coding sequence ATGGCAAGTCTGGCTCTTAATGAGACAGGGCTGGAGGACTGCGGCATTGATGATTCCTTCAAGTACAAATtgtatggtgtagtgtacagtatcgCGTTCGTGTTGGGTCTCATCACCAACTGTGCTTCACTCTTTGTTTTCTGCTGTCGTATGAAGATACGCAATGAAACTACTCTCTTTATGACCAACTTGGCATTATCAGacttaatttttgtatttactcTACCTTTTAAAATCTACTATAACATCAGGCGCCACTGGCCATTTGGTGATGGGCTGTGCAAGATCTCTGGAGGAGCCTTCATCACCAACATCTATGGCAGCATGCTTTTCCTTACATGCATCAGTGTGGACCGCTTCCTGGCCATTGTTTACCCTTTTAGATCACGTGCCATTCGTACTCGCCGCAACGCTGGCATTGTATGTGCTCTGATCTGGTTGCTGATCCTGGGTGGAGGCATGTCTGTGACCTTCTTCTCTGCAACCAACCAGGCCAACACCATCACTACTTGCTTCGAAGGCTTCTCCCAAAAAACCTGGAAGACCTACCTGTCTAAGATCACTATCTTCATCGAGATAGTGGGTTTCCTCATTCCGTTGCTCATCAACCTGGCCTGTTCCTCCATGGTGCTACGAACTCTTCGAAAGCCAGCTACACTCTGCCAAATTGGCACCAACAAGAAGCGTGTATTGCGCATGATTGTGGTGCATTTAGCCATTTTCATTGTCTGCTTTGTGCCATACAactctgttctgtttgtttacGCTATGGTGCGCACTCAAGCCTTGGCAAGCTGCTGGCTTGAACGATTAGCACGAATTCTTTATCCTGTAACGCTCTGTGTGGCCACCCTCAACTGCTGCTTTGATCCAGTGGTATATTACTTCACTTCAGAGTCTTTTAAGAAGTCTCTGACCACAGGGAAATGTCAAACGAAGCAGGAAAGTACGCCTCGCACTGAAGGGCCTGTGTCTAGCAAAGAGAACACAGAGACTGAAAAAGTAGAAACTTATCGTGTGACCAGCAATGGAAAAGAACGGGTTACAGAGACTCAGTTTTGA